In the genome of Impatiens glandulifera chromosome 6, dImpGla2.1, whole genome shotgun sequence, the window ACATTGAGAAGTTTAAACTCATACCCTAATCATTTTGAGATTGGGTGACAACTGACAAGGTATTGAGAGAGGTTGCAAAGGAGGTCACGACTGCATCTCTTTGGCTGAATCTAGAATCTATTTACATGACCAAATCTCTTgtgaaaatattgatttgaagCAAAAGATCTTTGCATATATGATGGTAGCCGAAAACACCATGGAGGAAAATCTTGATGATTTCTTGAAAATCAATTTGGATTTAGAGAATATTGAGGTGAAGGTTGAAGATGAAGACCAAGATCTCTTATTGCTCCAAAGCCTCCCTAATTCCTATTCTAACCTAAAGTACACAATGTTGTATAGAAGAGAGTTCATCTCATTATAGGAGGTCCACAATGCCTTATTGTTTAAAGAAATGTCAAAAATTGTCGATAGAGTTAAAAATCATGGAGATGCATTGTATGTTCGATGGAGGCCACCGAAGGACACATGGAAGAAGAAGGAAGGAAGGATTTATAGTTAgtatatattgtttataatatGCTATGAATTCCAAGAGTAAGACCACTATAAGAGGCAATGCCCGATGGTTAAACAAtgtgaaaataaaacaaagctAGTACAAGTGAATGAAATAGTGGTAATGTTCTTTATGATAAAGACAACACCTATATCTTAACCATTGAACTTAATTCAAGTGATAGTGGTTGGATCCTCGACACAGGATGATCATTTCATACGACTCCTAACCGAGATTTAATCCAAGACTATGAGGAACTTGATGGTAGAAATATGTTGATGGGTAACCATGCATGCAACTAAGGTTGTGGGTATTGACCTAGTTAGCATCAAGCTAAAGTATGGTCAACTTTAAATCTTAAAGGAGTTAGGAACATTCTAGACCTAAAGAAGAACTTAGTTGCTTTAGGAACACTTGATATGGTGTGAGTAGAAGATAATAtgtcttgaaaataacaaaaagaaattTGATAGTCTTCAAAGGGAAGAAAAAGAAGGCAAACCTTTATAGATTGGATGGTGCACAAGAGATATGTCTTGCAATAATTTCTTCCAAAGATTCTATAAGGTTATGACGCCTGAGATTATGTTATATGAGTCAAAGGGGCTTGAAAGAGAAAAGAAGGAAAGGAACACTTGGTGATCTAAAACTTAGTGAGCTTGAGTTTTGTAAACATTGTGTGATGGGAGAATCTACAAGGGTAAGTGTTGATGTTTCCCAATCTAAGTTAATTGCAATCCTAAATTACATACATTCAGATGTATTGAGGCCAACTCAAAATATGACTCATGGTGGTGCAAAGtattttattctcttcattGATAATTACTCTAGAAAGTGTTGGGTGTTTCCTATGATgataaagaatgaaaatatcCAAAAGTTTAAAAATCGGAAGATGTTGGTGGAAAACCAAACTGATATGAAGATCTAGAAGCTTAGAACTTGTAGACACCTCATTTTTACaccccaaaattaaaataaattctctcAATCCAGTATGATGATCATACTTGATTATTGGACcgaaaaaaaaacagaaacacTTTTCAGAATTGGCTCAAAATGACCCTTGAATGGTTGTCCAAAATACCAATTCTAAGAATACTCCAGCTTCATATGATCCAACACCTTCAAATTGACCGATTTGAAAAATCATGaactttgagtataatattgttgttgaaaaaaatatacaaaataccTATTCTTAGGTTTGTTCTTTCATACAAACGTAACGTTCCATAAAAGTCAGAATTCGGGAGACCTAACACGTTTAGATTAACCGAttcgaaaaattatgaaatttgagtataatattactATTTGTAATTTTGTGTAGAAGGTTTTCAAAAAGGTAAAAGTGTCAAAACCGAGTCTAAAGAATGGGTTAAGACTGAGTCAACTAAAATCAACAAAGGATCTCCCATGCATCCAAAGCATTTTTAATGAGTGACTGATGTCAGGATGATGCCAAGCATGTGCCTCATTTGAAAAATGCCCAAATTTCCTTATTTTGGCATTAGTTTGCTGAAAGAAGTTCAACAAAGATAATCAACTTAAAATTCACGCAGATCGCTATGATCAATGGTTATAGATGATTTTGGATGTTTTAGAAAACTTATATAGTCCTCTACAAGGCTcgtttgaattcaaattcaaatcgaTGCTCTTAACCTCAAGAAATTGGTGGTGCAAGACAATGTGACCATAATATGATATAACTAGACATGCTTGTGGTTAGAAATTCATAACTTGAACCACATGGACTCAAAATGGGATTTCTATATATGGTTGGAAAGCTAAGACACATCCCCATCGAATGACACATGCCTGAGTCTTCATTCGACGGTTAAGGTGGTCTATGTCGCCCGACAACACGATGCAAGTACATCAACTTCGATCCTAGAGCGAATTGAATCTTGGTGTCACTTTGAAAATTCACATCTTTTGACTCACTAGACCATTTGGTTAAAATGAGCTACCATTagaattatctttaattttaccTTTTAATGATAATAAACATCACTCATGGCTCGACTTACAGCCCACGCTAGGTCGTTCGTACGCCGAACTATTCATATTAAGACCAATGAGGCTCCATCATGAAATGCATGGACCTGCGACCTATCTCAAACTTCTTAGGAAAAACATAACAGGTAGCCAACCTCAATACCTTCCATTGTACTATGGATCAATATCAATAGTGGTTTGAGACAAAATTTATAGCCATTTGAAGTTTTAGTTGATCAAAGTTTGTTGAAACCAAAACTCAAGAAATACTTAACTTTAAAAATGCAATTTTTTGCCACAATCCATTATTTGACCTGTTTCAAATTAGATAATTTATGTGGATGAGTTACCGAGACGCAAGGCTAGGCCTTAACAAAAATGAACTCAAACTCAACTCGAGGTGACCCGCTGCCTCCCGATAACACGATGCAAGTACATCAACTTCGATCCTAGAGCGAATTGAATCTTGGACTCACTTTGAAAATTCACATCTTTTGACTCACTGGACCATTTGGTGCAAGTGAGCTACCATTAGAAAGGTCTTTAAGTTGACCTTTTAATGATAACAAACATCACTCATGGCTCGACTTACAGCCCATGCTAGGTCGCTCGTATGCCAAACTATTCATTTTAAGACCAATGAGACTCCATCATGAAATGCATGGACTTGCAACCTATCTCAAACTTCTTGGGAAAAACAGAACATGTAGCCAACCTCAATACCTTCCAATGTATTATGGCTGAATCTCAATAGTGGTTTGAAACAAAAGTTATAGCCATTTGAAGTTTCAGTTGATCAAAGTTTGTTAAAACCAAAACTCAAGAAATACTTAACTTTAAAAATGCAATTTTTTTGCCACAATCCATCATTTGACCTATTTCAAATTAGATAATTTATGTGGATGAGTTACCGAGACGAAAGGCTTGGCCTTAACAAAAATGAACTCAAACTCAACTCGAGGTGAGTCGCTGAAGGTGTTACTGGTTGAGCTGACTCGAGAAATTAAAATGTCTCAAATATACTATTCCTAAGGGTATATAAGGAGATAACCTTATTCATTTGAGGCACGGTTGATAAATTGCAAAAATTTCATCATACACTAGAGAGAAAACCACAACTAAGAGCTAGagtgaccaaatcaagaacactTCGAAGGCTATTCCGGTGAGGACTGCAGGTCCTCCAACAAACTCTTCTTCTCTAtttgttcttctttcttctacTCATTAGGTAGGCTCCTCTACTCCTTGACTCCATGTGTAACATATATTATCATTCGATTTTGTAAATCGACGATAAGTTAACATGTGATATGCTCCAAagttcaataaattaatttattagttttgttGAATTTCTTGAATGTTGTTTGTTGATTTGGTGAAACCTAGCTTCTAGAAGTCCCTAGGTTAAATTGTGTATAGTTAGGAAGATGCTAGGTCTTGACTAGCTCAAATCATATTCTTTAATCTTTGTCGGACTCTACACATTCAGTAGCTGGAGGAAGAATTGTCGACTAATTCTTCAAACGAGTTCCATACCCTCCTCATTGTAGCGAAGGTTTAGTCGAAGCTCACAAAAGTAGGGAATACACAGTCGAAGGCTATAGCGAGAACGCCTcgacaaacaaaaaaattagtAGATGGTAACTATCGGCCGATTTCTAGATATGTAAGGGAATCTTCCTTCAATTCCTCCTCTCTTCATTATAGTGAACTAAGACCTCTATTAAAGATCTCCAAAACCTTGACAAGCCTCGCCAACGAAGAGCTCCAGTAGTCCGAGGTGATGGCGAGACGAAATGAAGCTCCAACGGGAAATCGAACTTTCGATTTTAGAAACAGACAAGCTGAATTCGAGATGATTCTTCCAGCAAATATCCAGGCGCTACGTGATGACGAAGACGAGCTGAATCCGAGATGATTATTGAGCGAGCAACGTCTAGTCTCCATGCGAATCCATGCACAACATCGGAACTCAACGAAGACGGAGCGAGACGCGAGGAAGACGACGAAGAAGCTTTTAAGCTTTTCCCAACTTTTTATGTATTCCGATTTCCCGAAGTTATGAGGTGCATTCACTTTGTCCCGTAGacttcttaatattttaaattattctataaactttaatttattaattctcaAATAAATTGGCCCCTAGACTTTTTACATTGTGCAATTTTATCCTCCAACTTCCAATTTCTGATATTTTCAATAACACCAAAACAATTCGCCCCTTGGACTATTTGTTCACGTCCAATTCAACCCTTAAACTTTATATATGTCTAATTTTGGCTATAAAGTTccaatttcaataaatttgaaatttcttAAGGCTTGTTTAGTTCCTTTTACACACCAAAATACTTTATTTCATCAAATGGAGCCtctaaatcattttagaaaaaaatccaaaacttcatggatggtaaaaaaaattattttctaaaaaaataatattttcccaTAATTTTTAAGGCCCGTTGGAAAATGACTTAATTTGAAACGCTCATATCTTGAGCTCTACACCTcggaatattataaaatttatacaacGGGtccatcaaattatttttgaccttcatgaaattttttcaaaattttcggAACACTTTCAGAAGAAAACTCATTTAGCGGTGTCATATCAGGAGTCTTGTAGCtccgaaaattccaaactcgaGTGCAAAGTGTTCCGAAAATATGGTTGACATTAGGGTTGTAAACGAATCGAATCGAAGCGAATATTACTGTATTCGATTCGTATTCGTGAAACTATTTgaatattcgtattcgtattcgaaattttttcgaataattaatgtgattcaTATTcgatttaaaattgatattcgtattattcgatccgattcgagtattcgattcgattttttGAGTAACGTCGActggagaagagaagagaagagatgaGATGGAGGCGGTGATAGGTTTTGAGTGATTAGCAGCAGAATGACTAAATGTGGGTTTCAAGTTTTCAACCAAAgaaatgtatatatgtatatatgtactagggttttagaataaataatatttataaaattaaaattaataaaacggtatatatatatatataatcgaatatttaatcgaatattagcgaataccgaatcgaatatcttgattttgtattcgtattcgtttattagtcgaatcgaatcgaatatttttattcgaattcgaatcacaaaattacgaatacgaatatcaaaattcgaatacAAATACTgaatcgaatcaaaagtatttgattcatttacaaccctagTTGACATGCACAAAGACATtaaaaattttctaatatttttggGAAAATCCTTGATTTCTATTGTATCATAAATAGGGCTTCAATTCCCCTTCCAATCCTTAATCCACATATTTCTACACTTGTGAACTACTTTCCTTGTACAAGGATTCAAAATTTGAACTCGGCAAGCAAACTCCAAGAACCATGCAAATTGACGAATTCACATTGATGTTGATACATGCCCGAGAAGCATTCTTGTATTTCATTATATTGTCTTTTGTCTAGAGAAAGTCTATCAAGAGTTTAAAGTCACCTCTAAACTAAACATATGTTTATTCTTAGATTAGACAATCCATGATAATGAATATtcaaagaattataaaatagataaaatatcaACCTTTGTCTAAATCTAATTGAAGCTTAAAGTCATCTTTAAGAAAGTAATAGAATTAATCCCTTAAATTAGACAAAATGTTAGCATATTCACAAGCAAACGGATTCTGAACTTAGAATGAAACATTTAACGTGCCTTCACAAACAATTGACCAATTACTTCAAGTAGAGACCATCCCTCGAGATAGGAGAATATGACATAACTGTTACGACACTTTCCTAATGCATAACCAAGCATCGTGAATACTAAATTTCTTTCCTTTAGTTTTTTATGAAGTAAATTAAAGTGACAACTATTAAAGTCAATTAGATTACTACGCTTTCACGCGTACTAAGTTAAAACATTTACTGGCCAATCCCAAAAATTCTATGATATAGAACTCCACTTTGGTTCCTCATCTCAAAAGATATGACAACATCCAATACGGATAGTTTTCTTATCTACTCTTTGTGAGATTCAAGAGAAGGTAAGCCAATGAGTTTTATAGCATAACTTATGTAGAAAATCTTTGCGTCCCCTCCATATGCGGAGCACTTGAGTGGATAAGTAAGGCATGACACTAATCAATTTTGGATGGTACAAATCATCCTTACAAAATGGGACATTCAAATggataaataaaagagaaatttgtACAGAAAAAAGCATAGGCGACGAATAAACATCGTACAGAAAACTGGTGACTCTGATAGGGACTAACTAGATACTTAACTCAAAACATGCAGTTGGCCAAACTAGCCTAAAAATGAAGGACGTTACACTCCTCATTTCACAAGATTAGTTTTTTAGGGCACAAAACCCATCAAATCAATGTGAACCTCGCATTTGCATTTACTTGCTTGCCTATTTGAATGTGGATTAAACCCGACAATGCTTAACACCTCTTTATCAATGAGGTGTATGAACATAAGTGTTTTGGTAAACACTATTCACACATGAATATGCTCAAATATCTTTACAATGTCGATGATGTGTAGTCTAAGAGTATCCAAGTGATACTAACTACGCCAGCAGGCCCTCACGCCTCATGATGTATCTTTCGAATAACAAATACATCAAAATGTGGGTGACAATTCTATCCATCCAAGTTCTCATCTCATTTCTTCTTGATTAAGAGAATCGTTGTCTTAAGTCAAGCGACGAGCTATGATTTTTATGTGTCTGCACGTTAGAAGAAATAGATACTCATGGGATTAAAACTTGAAattgttttccaaaaataaaagttaataagaACTTTTGTTTTGTTAGGAAATGTATCAACTATCTCAGCTTGATGTTGCTATTTATGTTCTTCAGCGCATACGAGATTCTCTCGTTTATCCATTCACTAGTGGACACCAATTTCATGATGTTCATGCATAATCGATGGAATCCAGATACGGACATTCATCATAGGGGGAGACACTTCTACCCTACTATCGAAGACTTTCAAGTCATCATGATGTTCTCTTGCGACATCCCATTGTGCCTTGCACCTCCATGAGTGGCAGTTTTTTATAACCTCCTACAAACATTCTTCGGCTTTGCTAGACAAGATGCTCAACGCATAATGGTAAATGAAACCATTGACTTGACATGATGGACTGAGTTGATCTTACACTCTGGAGGTGTAGAACGAGCAGACATACGATGAAGAAGGACGATGTTGAGATGCTCCTTGCTCATTTCCTATTGTGTCCAACAGAGACCCAACGACGGAGGTACATAGAAGGCGGAGGTGAGCAGTAGCCCAGGGTAaggtttttgaaaatatatatataaataaaagtttaaacaagAAGGGATTTGTCAAGTGAAGGTCAGATCAAACCCTGGCTATAAAAACGTTCATTTTAATCTGtaaacaaaacaattaattttctaagtacaaaaaataaatatgataattaaatatatcttatataattatataagcaAATCTTATTTAACAGATGTTGCAAACAATCATCACAGTAACATAGAAATATGAACAagtcactttttttttaaaaactttttacTCCATAAATTGCTTTCCAAATCCAAAGGGGCAATCTTGCTCTGggtttgtatttaaaaaaaattatccaagCATAGATAATGAAGAAATTCATTCCAAATCAACAGGGACAATCTGTTAAGAAATTTGTCTCAACTATGATtcttatattgatttaatttattccttaaatttaagattgagttatacaaaataaataaaaaattaaagtggcTACTTTTTCTACAAAGTAAATTAATCATACAAAATCATTTATAAGAAACTTACAGAAATAAAGGATTTAGGCCACTTATAAATCATTTGACTTTGCTAGAAGCTCTGTTGTGCTGTGATTCCAAATAAGAACAAATGAATTAGTTACATTACACAAGCACTGAAAATAGTACCTTCTTTTCAATTGTTTCAAACCATGCACTTTATACACAGTACCTTCTTTTCAATAAATCTTCATAGCGTAATCTAAATCATTGAACCAAGTGAGTGATTTAAAAACAATCCCATTTCTAAAGTACAAAAACAGGCAACGAAGAAGATGGAGCTTTCTTTCAGGTGGATTCAGTTCACGCCTCTATAAATAGCACCATGACAAAGGTCATCCATGGAGTCGATGTCTCTGAAACCGTTAAATTCTCTCAAACAAGTCCACCCGCGACGAGAAAGGAAATCGCGGAAATCATCTTCTGTGTACAATGTCTTATCCTCCGTGTGGACTGGCATATGATCCGCCTCCTCATAGACGAACACTTTAATTGTCAATCCTAAAACACAAGTAGTTCATCTGGCTGTTgtctaataataaatattaatatatataattcttatacACTCTTATCTCACAATGATTAGTCAAAATTCACATTCTAATGCTCATATCAATAATGGTCATATCAGGTGTTACCTTCATCAAGGTGAAGAGTGTAGTTCCCTAGAGGCATGTCTCTGTCCAGTGCCCGAACTATATTGTCTTCATCTTCTAGCCAAAATGCTCTCTTTGTTCTTATCCTAAATGACGACTTGATAGCTTGTTTTATGGCATCAGTACTTCCATCTATGCCAATCCTTTTAGTATAGTTGCCCCATTTAACAGATATAACCCTCCCATAATATGTGCCACCACCATTCTTTCCTGCCGCCAAAATGGAAGATATGCATGAATGAGAAGCAAGATAACAAAATAAAAGGAGAGTGGAAAATCGAGGTCTGTCGTTGTCAAGATCAGTATAATTAACATATTATTGTTTCCATAAACAATCAAGAATTAAAGAAAAACCATTTAGTAGGCAATGAGTAGATATATCAGTAAACTCCTAATGAACTGTTTTGTTATCAACATTACTCAGGTTGACATGGAAAAATCTACATGCCGAAAATGACAATAATCTAACAGAAAAATCCTGGACCATGATctggaaaaaaatatataccaatcggaaaaaaaaaatcacataactTTGGCAATTTCGTAATGTAATCCACAAAGATGATGACAAAATGCCAGTTTAGATTTTCAAATAGGCTTAATAAGTTTTCGGCCAAAGTGCATCAAAATGGAAGAAATTATGACATCATAAACTTCTTTGCATGAATGAGAAGCCAGATAACAAAATAAAAGGAGTGTAGAAAATCAAGTTTTGTCGATAGCAAGATCAACATATAATTACAATATTTCCATAAAAAATCAAGAATCAAAGAAATCATTTAGTGGGCAACGAGTAGATATAGCAATAAACTCCTAATGAGCCATTTTGttatcaacattttttaatgtttacaaaaatgacaataatctaaaaatataatctaCAATTGATCAATGATCATGTTTGCCAAGATGATTGAGCAATATACCAAATGAACCATAGAATcacactataatttggatcatgatctagaAAATTACTAGTATAGAAAATGAAGTAACAAAAACACAATATAACCTTGTAcgttatttggaaaaaaaatctaacacCAAACCAAGaaaaaaatcactttctatCTTAACATTGACGATATTGAGTCAATAAAGATTATGAGAAATAccagtttattttttttcaaacaggCTCAATAAGTTTTCAATTAAAGTGCATCAAAATGTTATTCTTAAATGCCCTTTCAACAAGTTATAATACATGAATCCATCCAAGAGCTATTGCCTTTATCTCTTGCACCCAAAAAAATCTCTATACaaaaatgaaacataaataacactataagtGGGATCATGATCCAGAAAATAACTGGTATAACATATGAAGTAACAAAACACACTATAAACCGTGATATTGAAAATAtcttaaaccaaaccaaaaaaaaataatcacttTCTATCTCAGGTTTGGCAATTTCTAATGGATTGATAAagattatgaaaaaataatagtttgttttttcaaataggCTTAATAGGTTTTCAACCAAAGTGCATCAAAATGATATTCTTAAATGCACTTTCAACAGGCTATAATACATGAAGCAATCCAGAGCctattttgttttaatgttaTAGTTAGTATTAAAGAGTTCTGCtgacataattataattttgaaagaaaaagttgcaattttttattaagaaacgTACATAACACACAAAATAGGAAACAGTAGTAAGTATTAGTCAAGACTAACCATTTCCAGGGTTGTCTCTCCAGTTCCATGTGGGAACACCATTAGGAATAACTGTATCAGAGGCAGTAATAGCAAGAGGATCTCCATCATGATCTAAACGACTTTCAAGATTGAGACTTGGTCTGGCATCAGCTGGAAACACaatatatgtaattaaataCTCAGAGGACTAAATTCCTAATAACATTCTAAAACGAAGCGAGACTCAGATTTTTGGAGAAAAGTGGAAAGGTAgttccatatttatttttggttggaTGAATCAAGACAAGACAaggattaattaaataacagCAACAAAGTGCAGCTACGTGTTACAAGAACAACATTGAACAGAAAGTCAATAAATAAGCTAGAGTTAGAGACATCCACACCTTCTACAGGTCCGAAAATACTGGGGTCTTCGATGCCTACacacaagaaaataaaattttattgctTTCGGTGATCTAGTCTGTAATTGCTGCCTAGTCtgtaattttgattaattacaACAATCCATGTGCACTTATCattgtattgaatgatatgAAGCTTAAAAACTGAAACTATATTTGAAAAGCAATGAATTATTGAAACTATCAGTTTTGTCCTAAAACAACATATCTGTCAGGCACTTATAAGCATTTATCTTCTGCTTATGATGTTAATTCCGAAAGAACTAACTCAAGTAAAGATTAAACCAAGTTGAACAAACCAAAGACAGGTTATGACTGGTAAATAAATAATGGCAATGAACCTTCAAAAATTACCCTAGAACAACCGCAGTAATCGTAATACAGGCTTACCTTGCATGAAAGAGTCGACCTTTGAAGTTGAAGGGCTCTTGTAGTGAACAGAATTCTTGTTTCTCTCAATCAAAATCTCATCTATTTCCTTGTAACACGACATCTTAGCTGACCCACTTCCACTTCCTCCACTAACTCCTCCGCGGTCTTGCTGCTTGGCTTTCTTAAATTCCTTCAGAAGGTTCCTCCATTTATCTGTACACATCGTCGGTGAACGATCGAAACCCTTATGTCTCATCTTGGAAGAAATCTGCTCCCATAAATGCTTATTCGATTTGGATGTATTGAATAACGAATCCATCTCTCGTCTAAGACCAATTAGGGTTCGAGTCTCATCTTGAATCCAGGTCTCGGCCCGCTTCTTCGGAGCCTTGTTGTTTGTTTCGTGACTGCTATCGTCACCGCCGCTTCCGCTGCTGTTATTGTCAGCCATACCGATGAGTAACTGTTGCTGACGATTTTGTGGTAGAAGGGTTCCGTTGGAAGAGGGGACTTCGATCAACATATCTTGGCCTTCGTCTTCGTCGTCTTCGTCCTCTTTGTATAAATCAACCGGCGGAGCCTTGGAAGGCAAGAACATTGTTGAATCACAATGTCTGATGATGATGCCGACCGAACTGTTCCAAATTAACGTAAGCGGTAGGGGCAAAATGAGATGAACTGGCGGACGGTGAGACGAGTCAATGGGCCCCTCCGCAAGGGTAATAAAAACAATGGGCGAATCAAACCCCCTTAAAGATCATGACATACATTGAAATATTAaagtatgtttattttatatgtccttaattattttcaatttcaacCAGTTCAAAAACATGAATAGTCTGGCA includes:
- the LOC124942376 gene encoding trihelix transcription factor GT-4 isoform X3, translated to MFLPSKAPPVDLYKEDEDDEDEGQDMLIEVPSSNGTLLPQNRQQQLLIGMADNNSSGSGGDDSSHETNNKAPKKRAETWIQDETRTLIGLRREMDSLFNTSKSNKHLWEQISSKMRHKGFDRSPTMCTDKWRNLLKEFKKAKQQDRGGVSGGSGSGSAKMSCYKEIDEILIERNKNSVHYKSPSTSKVDSFMQGIEDPSIFGPVEGKNGGGTYYGRVISVKWGNYTKRIGIDGSTDAIKQAIKSSFRIRTKRAFWLEDEDNIVRALDRDMPLGNYTLHLDEGLTIKVFVYEEADHMPVHTEDKTLYTEDDFRDFLSRRGWTCLREFNGFRDIDSMDDLCHGAIYRGVN
- the LOC124942376 gene encoding trihelix transcription factor GT-4 isoform X1, which translates into the protein MFLPSKAPPVDLYKEDEDDEDEGQDMLIEVPSSNGTLLPQNRQQQLLIGMADNNSSGSGGDDSSHETNNKAPKKRAETWIQDETRTLIGLRREMDSLFNTSKSNKHLWEQISSKMRHKGFDRSPTMCTDKWRNLLKEFKKAKQQDRGGVSGGSGSGSAKMSCYKEIDEILIERNKNSVHYKSPSTSKVDSFMQGIEDPSIFGPVEADARPSLNLESRLDHDGDPLAITASDTVIPNGVPTWNWRDNPGNGKNGGGTYYGRVISVKWGNYTKRIGIDGSTDAIKQAIKSSFRIRTKRAFWLEDEDNIVRALDRDMPLGNYTLHLDEGLTIKVFVYEEADHMPVHTEDKTLYTEDDFRDFLSRRGWTCLREFNGFRDIDSMDDLCHGAIYRGVN
- the LOC124942376 gene encoding trihelix transcription factor GT-4 isoform X2; this translates as MFLPSKAPPVDLYKEDEDDEDEGQDMLIEVPSSNGTLLPQNRQQQLLIGMADNNSSGSGGDDSSHETNNKAPKKRAETWIQDETRTLIGLRREMDSLFNTSKSNKHLWEQISSKMRHKGFDRSPTMCTDKWRNLLKEFKKAKQQDRGGVSGGSGSGSAKMSCYKEIDEILIERNKNSVHYKSPSTSKVDSFMQADARPSLNLESRLDHDGDPLAITASDTVIPNGVPTWNWRDNPGNGKNGGGTYYGRVISVKWGNYTKRIGIDGSTDAIKQAIKSSFRIRTKRAFWLEDEDNIVRALDRDMPLGNYTLHLDEGLTIKVFVYEEADHMPVHTEDKTLYTEDDFRDFLSRRGWTCLREFNGFRDIDSMDDLCHGAIYRGVN